One Lacipirellulaceae bacterium DNA window includes the following coding sequences:
- a CDS encoding GNAT family N-acetyltransferase, with protein MRLFNLKYHKRFRMEADLRRWRSPGVVLHPDYRLVGWSDELAEAHGEAKYYSFRDELDAQIFPSLSKLESCQHLINEIRSKQGFVPEATWLIQYDAAGQRFLENSGTIQAIRISRNRANIQNVGVTPFHRHRGLGAVLVNAALTGLQQVGVSRVYLEVTARNTSAVRLYGRLGFRRTRTLYKSAERDYSESSPLV; from the coding sequence ATGCGTCTGTTCAATCTCAAATACCACAAGCGATTCCGCATGGAGGCCGACCTGCGTCGTTGGCGGTCGCCGGGGGTGGTGTTGCATCCGGATTATCGGCTTGTGGGTTGGAGTGATGAGCTGGCTGAGGCGCACGGCGAGGCGAAGTATTACAGCTTTCGCGACGAGCTCGACGCACAAATCTTTCCGAGCCTGAGCAAGCTTGAGTCGTGCCAGCACTTGATCAACGAGATTCGCTCCAAGCAGGGCTTCGTTCCTGAGGCGACTTGGCTCATCCAATACGATGCGGCTGGCCAACGCTTTCTGGAAAACAGCGGTACGATTCAGGCGATCCGCATCTCGCGCAACCGGGCCAACATTCAGAACGTCGGCGTGACGCCGTTCCATCGACATCGCGGCCTGGGAGCCGTTCTGGTCAATGCGGCACTAACGGGACTGCAGCAGGTGGGGGTCTCGCGTGTCTATCTTGAGGTCACAGCGCGGAACACCTCAGCCGTGCGGCTTTACGGACGCCTGGGCTTCCGCCGCACCCGCACGCTATACAAGTCGGCTGAGCGCGACTACAGTGAGTCGTCACCGCTTGTGTAA
- a CDS encoding DUF2254 domain-containing protein produces the protein MRATLTKYLYHIRSSYWFIPSLMALGAIILSVITTELDLRYGAKWFSDLGWATASKPDGARSILSTIAGSMITVAGVTFSMTIVSVSFASSQFGPRLIGNFMRDRGNQFTLGTFIATFVYSLLVLRTIREAGDVFELGEGNNLSVFVPQVSLLCAIVLALLSVGVLIYFIHHIPETIDVSNITAQVGRELEAAIDNLFPKEVGQPHEEIESADKPNVPEDFHDNSVSIQTGVSGYIQAVDEEGLIEVAKQNDLILRLQYRPGDFATKKKTLLKAWPADRVDDGVAKDLQNTFAWGSERTPTQNAMFLVDQLVEIIGRALSPGVNDPFTAISCLKWLQRSLATLSHREIPSSYRYDSDHALRVITHPASFQDFCSAVFDQTRQYVAADRNVAFEAMEMLAELAVDAPEGERRDCLLSHADALSKAVEQSLPLESDREEIARRRELAYQVVKDPDLKKELRDEVGWMGGRG, from the coding sequence ATGCGAGCCACGCTCACCAAATATCTCTATCACATTCGGTCGAGCTACTGGTTCATCCCGTCGTTGATGGCCCTCGGGGCGATCATCCTTTCGGTCATCACCACGGAACTCGACCTACGTTACGGTGCGAAGTGGTTTTCCGACCTCGGATGGGCTACTGCTAGCAAACCGGATGGCGCACGAAGCATTCTCTCGACGATTGCCGGCTCGATGATCACGGTGGCTGGTGTCACTTTCTCGATGACCATTGTTTCCGTCTCGTTCGCGTCGTCACAGTTTGGCCCGCGGCTGATCGGCAACTTCATGCGCGACCGCGGGAATCAGTTCACGCTAGGGACGTTTATCGCCACGTTCGTCTACTCGCTACTAGTTCTGCGGACGATCCGCGAAGCTGGGGACGTCTTCGAACTTGGGGAAGGGAACAATCTTTCTGTCTTTGTTCCTCAGGTTTCCTTGCTCTGTGCAATCGTACTCGCACTGCTGAGTGTTGGCGTGCTGATCTACTTTATCCATCACATCCCCGAAACAATCGACGTCTCGAACATCACGGCACAAGTCGGTCGAGAACTTGAGGCTGCGATTGACAATCTCTTTCCCAAAGAAGTCGGGCAGCCGCACGAAGAAATCGAGAGTGCTGATAAGCCGAACGTTCCTGAGGACTTTCACGACAATTCCGTCTCGATCCAAACAGGTGTCAGCGGCTACATTCAAGCAGTCGACGAAGAGGGCCTCATCGAAGTGGCCAAGCAGAACGATCTCATTTTGCGATTGCAGTACCGACCTGGTGACTTTGCCACCAAGAAGAAAACCCTTCTGAAAGCTTGGCCTGCTGATCGCGTTGATGACGGCGTCGCGAAGGATTTGCAAAACACTTTCGCTTGGGGCTCGGAACGGACACCCACGCAAAACGCGATGTTCCTCGTCGATCAGCTCGTAGAGATCATCGGTCGCGCACTATCACCGGGTGTCAACGATCCGTTCACGGCGATAAGTTGCTTAAAGTGGCTGCAACGCTCTTTGGCGACTCTTTCCCACCGTGAGATTCCCAGTTCGTATCGCTATGATTCCGACCACGCGCTGCGCGTGATCACGCACCCCGCTTCCTTTCAAGATTTCTGCTCGGCCGTGTTCGATCAAACGAGGCAATATGTGGCCGCGGACCGGAATGTCGCTTTTGAGGCAATGGAAATGCTCGCCGAACTTGCGGTTGATGCACCTGAAGGAGAACGCCGCGACTGCTTGCTCTCCCACGCCGACGCCTTGTCCAAAGCTGTGGAACAATCACTTCCTCTGGAAAGCGACCGCGAGGAGATCGCCCGCCGCCGCGAGTTGGCTTATCAGGTGGTCAAGGACCCCGACTTGAAGAAAGAGCTACGCGATGAGGTTGGTTGGATGGGCGGGCGAGGTTAA
- a CDS encoding DUF4345 family protein, with amino-acid sequence MWAMIIVGAMYLALGIWCTVDPSGTSSKVGFELQGGQGRSEFVTVYGGLEVGIGLAMILTGWSPQLREGGLAFAAIVTAALVVFRLPTLFVYELPSKIYYFVIAEIVTAAWIAWAYWGVRGAEQ; translated from the coding sequence ATGTGGGCAATGATCATCGTCGGAGCCATGTACTTAGCGCTCGGAATCTGGTGCACGGTCGACCCGTCAGGCACTTCCAGCAAAGTCGGCTTCGAACTGCAAGGCGGCCAAGGCCGTAGCGAGTTCGTCACCGTCTACGGCGGCCTCGAAGTAGGCATCGGCCTGGCAATGATCCTCACCGGCTGGAGCCCCCAACTACGCGAGGGTGGGCTGGCGTTCGCCGCGATCGTCACCGCCGCGCTGGTGGTGTTTCGACTGCCGACGCTGTTTGTGTACGAACTGCCGTCGAAGATTTATTACTTTGTAATTGCTGAGATCGTGACGGCGGCTTGGATTGCGTGGGCGTATTGGGGAGTGAGAGGGGCTGAGCAGTGA
- a CDS encoding gamma-glutamylcyclotransferase family protein yields MNLFAYGTLIFEDIWQQVVGRAVKNGPAELQGYEVKRVVDDLYPVIQPAPAERASGVIYFDLTTTDLARLDQYESHFYERIEVHPVNEKNERITCQTYVLSESYSSLASEDTWTVQWFADHAKAEYMKRLS; encoded by the coding sequence ATGAATCTGTTCGCCTACGGAACGCTTATCTTCGAGGACATTTGGCAGCAAGTGGTTGGGCGTGCCGTGAAAAACGGTCCGGCTGAGCTTCAGGGATACGAAGTGAAACGCGTCGTTGATGATCTTTACCCGGTGATTCAACCAGCACCTGCGGAACGAGCAAGCGGAGTCATTTACTTTGATCTTACGACGACCGACCTCGCCAGACTCGATCAGTACGAATCGCACTTCTACGAGCGGATCGAAGTTCACCCCGTGAACGAGAAGAATGAAAGAATCACCTGCCAAACCTATGTGCTGTCCGAGTCCTACAGCTCGCTGGCCTCGGAGGATACTTGGACCGTCCAATGGTTCGCCGATCACGCAAAGGCTGAATACATGAAGCGACTGAGCTAA
- a CDS encoding pitrilysin family protein — MQFRQHTLDNGLQIIAESNPAAHSLGMGFFVRTGSRDESDEVAGVSHFLEHMAFKGTPRRTAEDVNREFDEIGAQNNAFTSEESTVYYASVLPEYQEASLDLLADIMRPSLRLEDFEMEKNVILEEIQMYADQPPYGMDDHIKELHYGDHALARSVLGTADTVGGLTVDQMQAYFESRYSPENLFVAAAGRVDFDALIRQVEARCGSWTPANARREIQSPSTQVQQKSVQHEAATQQYVLQLADGPAAEDEDRYAAKILATIIGDDSGSRMYWELVDNGCVESASLGHYEYQGAGMMFTWMSCDPADAAVNCERIRTIQEQAQAEGFTAEELHQAQSKVKARVVLGSERPRSRLFNVGGNWMLRESYRSVEDDLAAVDSVTLDDLHRVLEKYPLTRATTVSIGPLAGDSLV; from the coding sequence GTGCAATTCCGCCAACACACTCTCGACAACGGCTTGCAGATCATCGCCGAATCCAACCCGGCTGCCCATTCGCTCGGGATGGGTTTCTTTGTGCGAACGGGTTCACGTGACGAGTCCGATGAGGTGGCCGGCGTGAGCCATTTTCTTGAGCACATGGCGTTCAAAGGAACCCCCCGCCGCACGGCTGAGGACGTGAATCGCGAGTTCGATGAAATCGGCGCGCAGAATAATGCCTTCACCAGCGAAGAGAGCACCGTCTACTACGCATCGGTTCTACCCGAGTACCAAGAAGCAAGCCTCGACCTCTTGGCGGACATCATGCGGCCCAGCCTGCGACTCGAAGACTTCGAGATGGAGAAGAACGTCATCCTCGAGGAAATCCAGATGTATGCGGATCAGCCTCCCTATGGGATGGACGACCATATCAAGGAGCTGCACTACGGTGATCACGCTCTGGCGCGGAGCGTATTGGGCACCGCAGATACCGTTGGCGGACTGACCGTCGATCAGATGCAAGCCTATTTCGAAAGTCGCTACAGCCCTGAGAACCTGTTCGTGGCCGCGGCGGGACGAGTCGATTTCGACGCGCTTATACGCCAGGTGGAGGCGCGGTGCGGCAGTTGGACGCCGGCCAACGCGCGCCGCGAAATCCAAAGCCCGAGTACCCAGGTTCAACAAAAAAGTGTCCAACACGAAGCCGCGACGCAGCAATACGTGTTGCAACTGGCAGATGGCCCAGCCGCCGAGGATGAGGACCGCTACGCCGCGAAGATCCTAGCAACGATCATCGGTGATGATTCGGGCAGCCGGATGTATTGGGAACTCGTTGATAACGGTTGTGTCGAAAGCGCGAGTCTTGGTCACTATGAGTACCAAGGGGCCGGCATGATGTTCACCTGGATGAGCTGCGATCCGGCCGATGCAGCGGTGAATTGCGAGCGTATTCGGACCATTCAGGAGCAGGCCCAGGCGGAAGGATTTACGGCAGAAGAGCTCCACCAGGCTCAGAGCAAGGTAAAAGCACGAGTCGTGCTCGGAAGCGAAAGGCCCCGCAGCCGCCTCTTCAACGTCGGCGGCAACTGGATGCTCCGGGAAAGTTACCGTAGCGTCGAGGACGATTTGGCCGCAGTGGATAGTGTCACCTTGGACGACCTGCACCGAGTGCTCGAGAAGTATCCCCTAACCAGGGCAACAACCGTTTCGATTGGACCCTTGGCGGGCGATTCACTCGTCTAG
- a CDS encoding pitrilysin family protein: MSKSSSPTESTVQQRPAYIHTLSNGLVLLAEPVDAVQSAAFTMLVPSGYSTDPADRLGLSELLCDMVLRGAGARDGRALINDLEVLGVERGENVGVSQTSFSGATLSQSLPEALSIYADIVRCPHLPAEQLDLGKQVCLQEIRGVEDDPGQRLMIELRRRAYPDPWGRVSHGTKESVLSATHDDLLAQWQRGYRPNGAILGVAGNIDWSKLVDQVEELFGDWPEVEVQPEIEKAAKETSPHIDYESSQCHIGIAYPSVPYRDPDYLRAWAAVGVLSSGMSSRLFTEVREKRGLCYTVSASLQTQLDRARVLCYAGTTAERAQETLDVTYAELLRLGQGIHQGELDRLQARIKSGLIMQQESTSARSGSIARDWFHLGRIRSLEELGALIDELTADSINEYLTANPPTDFTFATLGPKELTIPEPIP, translated from the coding sequence ATGTCGAAGTCCTCCTCACCAACTGAGTCCACTGTTCAACAACGACCGGCGTATATCCATACGCTGTCCAACGGCCTAGTCTTGCTGGCGGAACCAGTTGATGCGGTTCAGTCAGCCGCGTTCACAATGCTCGTGCCCTCAGGGTACAGCACTGATCCCGCAGATCGCTTGGGGCTGTCGGAACTCTTGTGCGACATGGTCCTGCGAGGTGCTGGTGCCCGCGACGGGCGGGCCTTGATCAACGACTTGGAAGTCCTCGGCGTCGAGCGAGGTGAAAATGTCGGCGTTTCGCAAACCAGCTTCAGCGGGGCAACCCTTTCGCAGAGCTTACCCGAGGCCCTTTCGATCTACGCTGACATCGTGCGATGTCCTCATCTGCCAGCCGAGCAACTCGACCTCGGCAAGCAGGTCTGTCTGCAAGAAATCCGCGGCGTTGAAGACGACCCAGGGCAGCGGTTGATGATCGAACTGCGTCGCCGTGCGTATCCCGATCCTTGGGGACGGGTGAGCCACGGCACCAAGGAAAGCGTCCTCAGCGCGACGCATGACGATTTGCTAGCGCAATGGCAACGAGGCTATCGTCCCAACGGGGCGATTCTTGGTGTTGCCGGCAACATCGATTGGTCCAAGCTCGTCGATCAAGTCGAAGAGCTTTTCGGTGACTGGCCAGAAGTCGAGGTCCAGCCAGAGATCGAGAAGGCCGCGAAAGAAACCTCGCCCCACATCGACTACGAGTCTTCACAGTGCCACATCGGCATCGCTTATCCCAGTGTTCCCTACCGCGATCCCGATTACTTGCGAGCTTGGGCAGCCGTCGGCGTTCTCTCAAGCGGGATGAGCTCGCGGCTGTTCACCGAGGTCCGGGAGAAACGCGGCCTGTGCTACACGGTCTCCGCTTCGCTGCAAACGCAACTCGACCGTGCTCGTGTGCTTTGTTACGCCGGGACAACGGCTGAACGAGCGCAGGAAACGCTCGATGTTACCTACGCGGAACTTTTGCGACTCGGGCAAGGGATTCACCAGGGCGAACTCGACCGTCTTCAGGCACGGATCAAGAGCGGCCTCATCATGCAGCAAGAGTCGACCTCAGCACGGAGCGGTTCCATCGCTCGGGATTGGTTCCACCTGGGACGCATTCGTTCGCTCGAAGAACTAGGAGCTTTGATCGATGAGCTGACCGCCGATTCCATCAATGAGTATCTAACCGCGAACCCGCCCACTGATTTTACCTTCGCAACATTGGGGCCGAAGGAGCTAACAATTCCAGAGCCAATTCCCTGA
- a CDS encoding response regulator, producing MQKILFVDNDPNELAALQKLLRAYRRHWEMTFSGGGNEAIQLLAENEFDVVVTELKMSGMTGAELLRYVRELYPDAVRLLLCSQAEYSELFNSVGPAHQYLTKPCDPELLYDVISRACLLKERLAQPGLRALVSKIDALPSLPAVYLRLVDELRREDASVDRIGELISKDLGMTAKVLQLVNSSFFGLPVHVKDATHAAALLGLNTLRPLVLTAGVFRQLEKSKVPAELLQDVMEHSLAVGCLAKRIAESEGLDRDASDDAMLAGILHDVGKLVLAENLGRDYSIVASAAEITNLPLEQAELDQFDTSHAEVGGYLAAIWGLPQDILEAIAFHHDPRQHSGNQFSGVTAVHVANCLVNEANYEDAAPNPDFAELREEKPRHDRLDQAYLARLDCTSKVELWRQLAEQCRAGV from the coding sequence ATGCAAAAGATACTTTTCGTCGACAACGATCCCAACGAGCTGGCTGCCCTCCAGAAGTTGCTCCGCGCGTACCGCCGTCACTGGGAGATGACCTTCAGTGGTGGAGGCAACGAGGCGATTCAGCTTCTTGCCGAAAACGAGTTCGACGTTGTCGTCACCGAACTGAAAATGTCCGGCATGACCGGCGCCGAACTGCTCAGGTACGTTCGCGAGTTGTACCCTGATGCCGTCCGATTGTTGCTCTGCAGTCAGGCGGAATACTCAGAGCTCTTCAATTCGGTCGGCCCGGCTCACCAGTATCTCACCAAGCCGTGCGACCCGGAGTTGTTGTACGATGTCATTTCACGGGCCTGCCTACTCAAAGAACGACTCGCCCAACCAGGATTGCGGGCGTTAGTCTCCAAGATCGACGCCCTGCCCTCGTTGCCTGCCGTCTATCTGAGGTTGGTCGACGAACTACGTCGTGAAGATGCTTCGGTGGATCGAATTGGCGAGCTGATCTCAAAAGACCTCGGCATGACCGCCAAGGTCTTGCAGTTGGTGAACAGTTCGTTCTTCGGTTTGCCGGTTCACGTGAAGGATGCAACGCATGCCGCTGCGTTGCTTGGCCTGAACACGCTTCGCCCGCTCGTGCTCACCGCTGGGGTGTTTCGGCAACTTGAGAAATCAAAAGTCCCCGCTGAGTTACTGCAGGACGTGATGGAACATAGCCTCGCGGTCGGCTGCCTAGCCAAACGCATTGCCGAGAGCGAAGGGCTTGACCGTGATGCAAGCGACGACGCCATGCTCGCGGGCATTTTACATGATGTTGGCAAGTTAGTGCTGGCAGAGAACCTTGGTCGCGACTATTCCATCGTGGCCTCTGCCGCTGAAATCACTAACCTTCCGCTCGAACAAGCCGAGCTAGACCAGTTCGATACTTCCCATGCTGAAGTTGGTGGCTATCTGGCCGCCATTTGGGGACTGCCTCAAGACATATTGGAAGCAATCGCCTTCCATCACGATCCTCGCCAGCATTCCGGCAACCAGTTTTCAGGTGTTACCGCTGTCCATGTGGCGAATTGCCTCGTTAACGAGGCGAACTACGAGGATGCCGCCCCCAACCCGGATTTCGCAGAATTGCGTGAAGAAAAGCCCAGACACGACAGACTCGACCAGGCTTATCTGGCAAGGCTCGATTGCACAAGCAAAGTCGAGTTGTGGAGACAACTCGCTGAGCAGTGCCGCGCTGGAGTCTAG